In Devosia sp. 1566, a single genomic region encodes these proteins:
- a CDS encoding M10 family metallopeptidase C-terminal domain-containing protein, giving the protein MPLDLTRTLQGFPDADSTGVRSGVNLKQVGGFTVTEDNAVISGLDIRGTLTIEAKNVTIVDCRIVGNSYNGIISQRNDVTVEHCDIVGGTNGISGSGTFRYNDISQVDNGINVYSPSVIEHNYIHDLEGGPDAHYDGIEINGGGGSAEQTIIRHNTIINDHGQTSAIMIDNYFGGVGNILIDNNYLTGGGYTIYSDGRFTDEQISGVQITNNVLGEGQWGYYAFFENRPQVSGNTEIGDLWPLPDSGGAPNEPAPQPQPQPQPDPQPDPDPQPQQPGGTGTDAADTITGDGAANVLDGRAGNDVINGAGGNDTIIGGLGRDTLTGGAGNDLFVFKNVAEMGRSAFSRDVITDFTLGQDKIDLSALDGNNQLAGKQGFTWLAQDNASFTGRAGELAWHTEAGANRTVIQGDTNGDRIHDFEIQLSGIVKLSASDIAGLASGTTPSPAPEVPPATVISGTSRSDNLVGDDGANSIDGRGGNDTIDARGGADTIIGGWGWDTMTGRGGDDTFVFRTAAETGSYVGSRDVITDFEAGRDTIDLSSLDADPNVDGIQSFSFLARNGASFTGTRGEIAWHTEPGQNRTVVQGDVNGDGRHDFEIELSGTVQLTANDFLF; this is encoded by the coding sequence ATGCCCTTGGATCTCACAAGGACGCTGCAAGGCTTCCCTGACGCGGACAGCACCGGCGTTCGGTCAGGCGTGAATCTTAAACAGGTCGGCGGGTTCACCGTCACCGAGGACAACGCGGTGATCAGTGGGCTCGATATTCGCGGCACTCTGACCATCGAAGCAAAGAACGTCACCATCGTAGACTGCCGCATTGTCGGCAACAGCTACAACGGCATCATCTCGCAGCGAAACGACGTAACCGTCGAGCACTGTGACATTGTGGGCGGCACCAACGGGATCTCCGGGTCGGGGACCTTCCGCTACAACGACATTTCCCAAGTTGACAACGGCATCAACGTTTATTCGCCCAGCGTGATCGAGCACAACTACATCCACGATCTGGAGGGCGGTCCCGACGCTCACTACGATGGGATCGAGATCAATGGTGGCGGCGGTTCAGCCGAGCAGACCATCATCCGCCACAACACGATCATCAATGATCACGGCCAAACCTCCGCGATCATGATCGACAACTACTTTGGCGGTGTCGGCAATATCCTTATCGACAACAACTACCTGACTGGTGGTGGCTACACCATCTACTCCGATGGCCGGTTCACCGACGAGCAGATCAGCGGCGTGCAGATCACCAACAACGTTCTCGGCGAAGGTCAATGGGGCTACTACGCCTTCTTCGAGAACCGCCCCCAAGTGTCCGGCAATACCGAGATCGGCGACCTTTGGCCACTGCCCGACTCTGGCGGAGCTCCCAACGAGCCGGCTCCTCAGCCACAGCCACAGCCGCAGCCTGATCCACAGCCCGATCCTGATCCTCAGCCCCAGCAGCCCGGTGGAACCGGCACTGATGCCGCCGACACCATCACGGGGGATGGCGCTGCCAATGTGCTGGATGGCAGGGCCGGCAATGACGTCATCAATGGCGCCGGTGGCAACGACACCATCATCGGTGGTCTGGGCCGTGACACTCTGACCGGCGGCGCTGGCAATGATCTCTTCGTCTTCAAGAACGTCGCCGAAATGGGCCGTAGTGCCTTTAGCCGGGACGTCATTACCGACTTCACTCTGGGGCAGGACAAGATCGATCTGTCAGCCCTAGACGGCAATAATCAGTTGGCAGGCAAGCAGGGCTTCACCTGGCTTGCCCAGGACAATGCCAGCTTCACCGGTCGTGCCGGTGAATTGGCCTGGCACACAGAGGCGGGCGCGAACCGAACGGTGATCCAGGGCGACACCAATGGCGACCGTATTCATGACTTCGAAATCCAGCTCAGCGGCATCGTCAAGCTTAGCGCCAGCGATATTGCCGGGCTGGCCAGCGGGACCACCCCTTCCCCCGCTCCTGAAGTGCCACCCGCCACTGTTATTTCCGGCACCTCCCGCAGCGACAATCTGGTTGGCGACGACGGCGCCAATTCTATCGACGGGCGCGGCGGCAATGACACGATAGATGCTCGGGGTGGTGCCGACACCATCATCGGTGGCTGGGGCTGGGATACCATGACTGGGCGCGGAGGAGATGACACCTTCGTCTTCCGCACCGCGGCGGAGACGGGCTCCTATGTCGGCTCGCGTGACGTCATCACCGACTTCGAGGCCGGTCGGGACACGATCGACCTGTCCAGCCTGGACGCTGACCCCAATGTCGATGGCATCCAGAGCTTCTCCTTTCTGGCCCGGAATGGCGCCAGCTTCACCGGCACACGCGGGGAAATCGCCTGGCACAC